One Gossypium hirsutum isolate 1008001.06 chromosome A11, Gossypium_hirsutum_v2.1, whole genome shotgun sequence genomic window carries:
- the LOC107924562 gene encoding 2-methyl-6-phytyl-1,4-hydroquinone methyltransferase, chloroplastic has protein sequence MASSMLNGAENFTLIRGVTPNRIDFLGSGFHGKHLSNLGLASSARISRPGTTMAPKCGLSASRPASQPRFIQHKKEAFWFYRFLSIIYDHVINPGHWTEDMRDDALEPADLNNRNMIVVDVGGGTGFTTLGIVKHVDAKNVTILDQSPHQLAKAKQKESLKECRIIEGDAEDLPFRTDYADRYVSAGSIEYWPDPQRGIKEAYRVLKLGGKACLIGPVYPTFWLSRFFADVWMLFPKEEEYIEWFEKAGFKDVQLKRIGPKWYRGVRRHGLIMGCSVTGVKPASGDSPLQLGPKAEDVSKPINPLTFLLRFILGTMAATYYVLVPIYMWLKDQIVPEGQPI, from the exons ATGGCTTCTTCCATGCTCAATGGAGCAGAAAACTTCACTCTCATTAGGGGGGTAACCCCAAATAGGATTGATTTTTTAGGGTCAGGTTTTCATGGGAAACACTTGTCCAATTTGGGTTTAGCCTCTAGTGCGAGGATCTCCAGGCCAGGAACAACAATGGCTCCAAAGTGCGGCTTATCAGCATCAAGGCCAGCTTCACAACCAAGATTCATACAACACAAAAAGGAGGCTTTTTGGTTCTACAGGTTCCTCTCAATTATATATGACCATGTGATAAACCCTGGTCACTGGACTGAAGACATGAGGGATGATGCACTTGAGCCAGCCGATCTTAACAACAGGAACATGATTGTTGTAGATGTTGGTGGTGGAACTGGTTTCACTACTTTGGGTATCGTTAAGCATGTGGATGCTAAGAACGTTACAATTCTCGACCAATCTCCGCACCAGCTTGCCAAGGCTAAGCAAAAGGAGTCTCTGAAGGAGTGCaggataattgaaggtgatgcaGAAGATCTCCCCTTCCGTACTGATTATGCCGACAGATATGTGTCTGCTGGCAG CATAGAGTACTGGCCAGACCCACAACGGGGCATCAAGGAAGCATACAGGGTGTTGAAACTAGGAGGAAAAGCTTGTCTGATTGGTCCTGTGTACCCTACATTCTGGTTGTCACGCTTCTTTGCGGATGTTTGGATGCTTTTCCCTAAGGAGGAAGAGTACATTGAGTGGTTTGAAAAGGCTGGATTTAAGGATGTCCAACTCAAAAGGATTGGCCCTAAGTGGTATCGTGGAGTTCGCAGACATGGTTTGATCATGGGGTGCTCTGTAACTGGTGTCAAACCTGCATCTGGGGACTCTCCTTTGCAG CTTGGCCCGAAGGCAGAGGATGTATCGAAACCGATAAACCCATTAACATTCCTGTTGCGCTTTATACTGGGTACCATGGCAGCTACGTATTATGTATTGGTACCTATCTATATGTGGTTGAAGGATCAAATTGTGCCGGaaggtcaaccaatctaa
- the LOC107923643 gene encoding calmodulin, whose protein sequence is MADTLTEDQISEFREAFCLIDKDSDGFITMGELAAVIQTLDVNPTKEVQGMFSEANVEGNGTTIDFKDFLNIMASKMKENLMDELQEAFKVFDRDEDGFISANELRQVMMNLGERLTMEEAEQMIREADVDGDGVVSYEEFAKMMMMAF, encoded by the exons ATGGCAGATACATTGACAGAAGATCAAATTTCTGAGTTTCGTGAAGCCTTTTGCTTGATCGATAAAGATTCAGATG GGTTCATTACCATGggagagttggcagcagtgatccAAACATTAGATGTAAACCCTACAAAAGAAGTTCAAGGCATGTTCAGTGAGGCTAATGTTGAAGGAAATGGGACGACCATCGATTTCAAAGATTTCTTAAATATTATGGCAAGTAAAATGAag GAAAACTTGATGGATGAACTACAAGAAGCTTTCAAAGTATTTGACAGAGATGAAGATGGATTCATATCAGCAAACGAG TTGAGACAAGTGATGATGAATCTGGGAGAAAGATTAACAATGGAAGAAGCAGAGCAGATGATAAGAGAAGCCGACGTGGATGGAGATGGAGTAGTCAGCTATGAGGAGTTtgcaaagatgatgatgatggcCTTCTAA